In one window of Zingiber officinale cultivar Zhangliang chromosome 11A, Zo_v1.1, whole genome shotgun sequence DNA:
- the LOC122032846 gene encoding uncharacterized protein LOC122032846, with protein sequence MATYKLPDLHSGQSSSNAIILFGDAPTDGLNAIAVGWQVSTIIYDTSYPRFFTFWTSDGNDETGCANLQCPGFVSTTNIYGPGSFIPQFSTYGGEQKYLAILIARDSKTGNWWVTYNDQLPLGYFPKELLPNLDPNANFVQMGGEVISSSKVPSPPMGSGHPSNEGRNKAAYFIQVQFVDQSNNLFVLDPSSFTPRADIKNYYSVADAHFEDHKDKYVFAYGGAGGFK encoded by the exons ATGGCGACTTATAAGCTTCCAGATCTACACAGTGGTCAATCATCATCCAATGCTATAATACTTTTTGGCGATGCTCCAACCGATGGACTCAATGCTATCGCTGTTGGTTGGCAA GTTTCAACAATCATATACGATACCAGTTATCCTCGATTTTTTACTTTTTGGACC AGTGACGGGAATGATGAAACAGGATGTGCGAATTTGCAATGTCCTGGTTTTGTTAGCACCACTAATATTTATGGACCTGGAAGTTTTATTCCCCAATTTTCCACTTATGGCGGCGAACAAAAATATCTAGCTATACTAATCGCTAGG GATTCTAAAACAGGGAATTGGTGGGTGACATATAATGATCAGCTACCTCTTGGGTATTTCCCCAAGGAATTGCTTCCAAATTTGGATCCTAATGCAAACTTTGTTCAAATGGGTGGGGAGGTTATCTCTTCCTCGAAGGTGCCAAGCCCTCCGATGGGCAGTGGTCATCCAAGTAATGAAGGACGTAATAAAGCTGCTTATTTCATTCAAGTTCAGTTTGTGGATCAGTCTAATAACTTGTTCGTTTTGGATCCTAGTTCTTTTACCCCTCGTGCCGATATCAAAAATTATTATAGTGTAGCGGATGCTCATTTTGAAGATCATAAAGATAAATATGTTTTTGCTTATGGAGGAGCTGGAGGTTTCAAATAA